CCGCTTTGCTCCCTCGGCGGTGACGATCCGAAGCTCCTCGTCCCAGCCCTGGCCGGTTTCGACCGCCCGCTCGACGACTCGCCGCCCTCGCTCGCGGTCGTCGGGGTGGTAGAACTCGTAGACGTCTTCGACGGTGAGGTCCCGGTCGGGCGAGACCTCGAAGATCTCGTAGAGTTGAGCGGTCCACTCGGGGGTGTAGGGTGGGTCGCCGGACAGATCGACCGACCAGCCGCCGATGGTCGCCATCCCGCCGGCGAGGGCGAGCAGGTCCTTCGCCCGTTCGAGTTCCCGCTGGCGCTCCTTGCGGTCGGTGACGTCCATGATGACGCCTTCGAGCGCCTCCGGATCGCCCGCGTCGTCGTAGACGCCGCGGCCCTGTTCCCAGAGCCACCGCCGCTCCCCGTCGGCGTCCTCGATCAGATAGGTGACCTGGAAGGGATCGCCGGTCTCGATGGCCCGCTGGACGGCGGTCCAGAGCTCCTCGTTGTCGCCGGCGATGACGTCGTCGCTCCAGCTCACTGCCCCGGACTCGATGGTTTCGGGGTCGTAACCGGTCACGGCCCGACAGCCCTCACTGACGAACTCGAAGGGCCAGTTCGGTTCGTTCGTACAGCGATACACCATCCCGGGGATGTTGCCCATCAACGTCGAGAGTTCGCGTTCGCGCTCCCGGAGTTTTCGCTCGCGTTCCTTGCGTTCGGTGATGTCTCTGCTGATCCCGATGACACCGACGATCTCGCCGTCCTCGTCGCGGTAGGGATACTTGTTGTCGAGGAAGACGACGTCCTCCCCGTCGATACGTCGAGTCCGCTCGACGACGATGGATTCGCCGGTTTCGAGGACCTCTCGGTCGTCTTCGATCGCGACCGTTCCCTCCTCATCGAACAGGTCCCGGTCGGTCTTGCCGATCACCTCGTCCCGGTCGAGGTCGAGGAACGCCGCGCCGGCCTCGTTGACGAACTGATACCGCCCCTCTCGGTCTTTGATGTAGATCGGATCGAGCGTGTTCTCGACGATCGCTCGCAGTCGCCGCTCGTGTTCCCGGCGCTCGGTGATGTCGCGTGCGATCGCGACGATGCCGTCGAACTCGCCGTCGACCGTCAGCCGCGTCATTCGATACTCGACGACCGCGTAGCCGGCTTCGGGGTACGTCGCTGCGTACTCCCCGCAGAGCTCGTCCCGGTTCCCCTCGACGAGTTCCCGGTAGGGGTCGCCCTCGCTCTCCGCCCGGAGTCGCTCGACGAGATAACTGCGTCTCCCTTTCAGTTCCTCGGGCGTCGTCTCGTAGAAGTTGGCGAGCGCGCGGTTCGCCACCTCGATCCGGCCGTCCTCGTCGTAGATGCAGGCCGAGTCCCGCATCGCGTTCACGAGGGTCCGGTACCGTTCGAGGTCGCGTTTCTGCTCCTCGCGTTCGGTCACGTCGCGGGCCGAGACGACCAGCGACACCACCTCGCCCTCCTCGGTGACGGGGCGAACGGTCCCCTCCCTGTAGAATCGATCACCCGACCCGTCGGTGAGATCCGCCTCGTAGCTGACGTACTCGCCGGCTGCTGCCCGTTCGATCGTCTCCCGAATCATCCGCTGAGCCTCGTCGTGGGCTTCCCACCACGGCGTCTCCCAGAAGGGGACGCCGTCGACCTCGTCCCGGTCGGCGTCGATATACGACATCGCCGTCTCGTTGCTGTGTCGGTGGGTCCCGTCGGGATCCAGCAGACCGACGAGCATCCCCGGGTCCTCGAAGACCGCCTCGAACCGCTTCTCGTCGTCCGATCGCGACCGCTCGTCGGCGGCCAGCGACGCGGCCAGGTCGTCGAGTTCGGTCGCGAGTTGGCCGAGCCCGTCCTCGCGGTCGGTCGGCAGGTCGAGATCGTACTCGCCGGCCTCGAGCCGCCGGACCTGCTCGATCAGTCGGCGGATGGCACCGTCGGCATCGTGCCCGACCGCGAGTCCGGCGACGAGCGGGAAAACGCCGTCACCACTCGCTGTCCCGACGAGTTCCTGGGCCCACGGTCCCCCGGTGACCGTTACCCAGACCGTGCCGACGGCCACGAGCGCGACCGCCAGCGACCAGTGCCGCCGTTCGCCCGGTCGCTCCCTCTCGACCGGTCGGCGACGGACGCGAGCGCACACTCGCCATTCTACGGACAGCAGGTTGAAAAATATACACGTCGCCGATTCCACTCGGCACGGAACTGACGACCGATCGCGGGCACATACCGACCGCGAGAACCCGACTCCGACCAGCGGGCCGGCTCGGCGACGACCGGCTCCCGTCCCGTGGTCTCGGCCGCCGGGGCTATACATATAGCGTCCGGAACACGGTGTCCGTTCGGCATATGCCGAGCAGGTGGATACCGCTGACCGCTCTTGGAACGAGTATGGAAGCACACGCACCGGCCAAGCCTGTCGAGCGAATCAGTACCCGCGTAATCGAATCGATCGCGGACGCACGCGGTGTCGACCCGACCGAACTCGACGTCCCGCTGTACTGGGAGATCGACCTCGAAGCGCTGGACAAACTCTGTGCCAGTGACTCCGACGACCTCGCGGTCACGTTCACCTACGACGGGACCACGGTGACCGTACAGAGCGACGGTCACGTCGATGTCGGCGGGTCGGCCGAGGCCTGATACCATGAACGACGACCACGGACGGCGCATCGGGGATACGTACGAGGAGTACGACATCGGCTCGACCACCGTCGCGATGATCGCAGACAGCGAGAACGAACACGCCTGGATCCAGTCGGACGTCACCAGTCCGGTCGAACCATGAGTGGGGACCAGTACGAAGTCCCGGCGACCGGCCCGGAATGGCTCGGCCAGCTGTCAGGGACGGGCGTCGCCGACCCGATCGACCCGATCCGTGTCGTCTACGCCGACGACAACACGGAGTTCGCCACGATGGCCGAGTCGACGCTCGACGCCGAGGGGCCGTTCGAGGTCATCACGGTCGAGTCCGCCGAGGCGGCGATTGAACACCTCGACGCTGCCGACTGCATCGTCAGCAACCTGGACGGCTCCGCCCGCACCGACGACGACCTGCTCTCGGCCGTCCGGGAGCGCGACCCCACGCTCCCGTTCGTGCTCTTTACCGTCAGGTCGCTCCGCGACGTTTCCGAGCGGACGCTCGACGGGTTCTGGACCGACTACCTCGAAAAGGACGGCCTCCGGTCGCTGGAACTGCTGGGCAAGCGGATCCGCCGACTCGTCGCCCACCGGGACACCAGGGCCACGGCGCGCCGGAGTCTGGCGGCGGCCGAGGCCACACAGGAGGGCGTCGTCATCGTCGATCCCGACGGCACCGTCCGGTTCGCCAACCACGTCTACGCGATGCGACTTGGGTACGACCCAGGTGAGATCGAGGGACGGCCGTGGCAGGACTGTTACACCGACGACGAGGCCGACCGCCTCGCCTCGACCGTCCTCCCGACGGTCGAGGACGACTGGCGCTGGACCGGCGAGTGCGTCGCACGTCGTTGGGACGGCAGCACGGTCGCCGTCCAGGCCAGTATCGTCCGTCTCGACGACGACAGCCTCGTGATCGTCCACGACGGCGACGCGGACGCAGCCTGAACCGACCGGGTTATACCGCCCGCTCGGCGAGGACTACGTACCGATGTCAGACGACCAACCCACCGTGCCGGTCTTCTGTGACGACTGCGGGACCACGACGCGAGTCCCGCTGGACGACGTGGGCGAGGCCATCGAGCGCCACAACGACCAGCTCCACGACGGCGAGGAGGTCGCACAGGTCGACCCCGACATCGCCGACCACCTCGCCGATCTGGTCGCCGACGACATGGGACTTCTCGAGGAGGACTAACTACCGGACCAGATCCTGCCGAAGCCGCCGCGCCTGATCGGCCATCTCCGACGCGTCGTCCACGTCGGCCAGCGCCTCGACGGCCTCCAGTGTCCGGACCGAATTGTCGAGGAAAGAGAGGATGTCGCCCGGATAGGCGTAGAGCATGTAGTCGTCCCCCATCACGTCGACGATGGCGTCCGGGCCGAGTCCCTGCGCGCGCAACTCGAGCAGGTAGTCGACGAACTTCTCCTCGGGGTGGCCACAGTGGGGGTTCGCCTCGCAGTCACAGTCCAGAAAGTCCTCGGCGAACTCAAGCACCCGGTCGCGGGTGGCGTCGTCGAGTTTCGCCAGCCCGTCGCCCTGATAGAGGATGTCCAGCGTCGCCCCCGAGAACGCCCCCTTCGGGATGGAGGTCTCTAGCTGGGAGGCGATCTGCCGGTGGTTCTTCACGTAGATCTTGTCCGTGATGGCCACGCGTACCCCGTCGTTGGCGGCTGACGCGCAAAAGTGTCTCGGAACTCGGGAGCGACCGGCGGCGAGCCCCGTCGCCAGGCTTTTCCGCACGGCGTCGTCGGGACCAACCGCATGCCCGACGCACCGATCCAGTGTCCCGTGTGCGGGTGGACCGGACAGCCGACCGATCTCG
This Halorientalis sp. IM1011 DNA region includes the following protein-coding sequences:
- a CDS encoding PAS domain S-box protein — its product is MCARVRRRPVERERPGERRHWSLAVALVAVGTVWVTVTGGPWAQELVGTASGDGVFPLVAGLAVGHDADGAIRRLIEQVRRLEAGEYDLDLPTDREDGLGQLATELDDLAASLAADERSRSDDEKRFEAVFEDPGMLVGLLDPDGTHRHSNETAMSYIDADRDEVDGVPFWETPWWEAHDEAQRMIRETIERAAAGEYVSYEADLTDGSGDRFYREGTVRPVTEEGEVVSLVVSARDVTEREEQKRDLERYRTLVNAMRDSACIYDEDGRIEVANRALANFYETTPEELKGRRSYLVERLRAESEGDPYRELVEGNRDELCGEYAATYPEAGYAVVEYRMTRLTVDGEFDGIVAIARDITERREHERRLRAIVENTLDPIYIKDREGRYQFVNEAGAAFLDLDRDEVIGKTDRDLFDEEGTVAIEDDREVLETGESIVVERTRRIDGEDVVFLDNKYPYRDEDGEIVGVIGISRDITERKERERKLRERERELSTLMGNIPGMVYRCTNEPNWPFEFVSEGCRAVTGYDPETIESGAVSWSDDVIAGDNEELWTAVQRAIETGDPFQVTYLIEDADGERRWLWEQGRGVYDDAGDPEALEGVIMDVTDRKERQRELERAKDLLALAGGMATIGGWSVDLSGDPPYTPEWTAQLYEIFEVSPDRDLTVEDVYEFYHPDDRERGRRVVERAVETGQGWDEELRIVTAEGAKRWVRTIGEAISEDGVTVEIHGSVQDITDQKRRELALRSLHDAARQLLGTETEADVADLVVDVATEVVDTDAVGLYLLNSETNTLEPTAVTDAFADRWDEAPSVAVGDADSLIWNTFVTETRTVVENGDVTDDTGLFDGVRNGVLVPVGDHGVFVALSPAERIDATTRQLVETLVATTEAALDRLTSQATLRERDAELEARNERLRRQMQITEIIRSIDQSLIGAATHEEIERDVCERLVADDTIGFAWIGALGPDGESVTAREWAGDGERYLDAISADGSATTPEPAWQAARTESPVVVENVVDDLQQEGWRKPALAQNFHSVVAVPLVFDEYSYGVLAVYATEPDAFGDLERSVFTELGESIANSITAAKTRQALHAETLLELELALTDADDLLARIAREADCRVEYEGLATVPDDDDRVFFLARDTDPDTVRAVLADLVSVTDTRLVSDADGLLFEVTTAAPLVAAKLVSHGGRPQSITADPTGMDVVVDLPTSTDVREFVEMLREDNPSVELTARRHVERPTQTRRELVTTLFDSLTDRQREVLETAYLAGFFEQPRETTGEELAEMLGVSQPTVNRHLRLAQQRLMEQLFSTGERAET
- a CDS encoding HalOD1 output domain-containing protein, whose translation is MEAHAPAKPVERISTRVIESIADARGVDPTELDVPLYWEIDLEALDKLCASDSDDLAVTFTYDGTTVTVQSDGHVDVGGSAEA
- a CDS encoding PAS domain-containing protein, whose protein sequence is MSGDQYEVPATGPEWLGQLSGTGVADPIDPIRVVYADDNTEFATMAESTLDAEGPFEVITVESAEAAIEHLDAADCIVSNLDGSARTDDDLLSAVRERDPTLPFVLFTVRSLRDVSERTLDGFWTDYLEKDGLRSLELLGKRIRRLVAHRDTRATARRSLAAAEATQEGVVIVDPDGTVRFANHVYAMRLGYDPGEIEGRPWQDCYTDDEADRLASTVLPTVEDDWRWTGECVARRWDGSTVAVQASIVRLDDDSLVIVHDGDADAA
- a CDS encoding DUF5814 domain-containing protein; this encodes MAITDKIYVKNHRQIASQLETSIPKGAFSGATLDILYQGDGLAKLDDATRDRVLEFAEDFLDCDCEANPHCGHPEEKFVDYLLELRAQGLGPDAIVDVMGDDYMLYAYPGDILSFLDNSVRTLEAVEALADVDDASEMADQARRLRQDLVR